The Argonema galeatum A003/A1 genome includes a window with the following:
- a CDS encoding MAE_28990/MAE_18760 family HEPN-like nuclease: MFDELLKIVSVNVSTVRKIIQTNDRLRGIVFREDTTIQQELDENTHLTKLIEAIPSEREWQVYDHCAVVTRLYAIYERFVEDLIAEWLELLPGIVTKYSDLEERIKDTHQIGVGRLLLDLKKKRFEHLSLNEVIQGLFNGVTGKKKYKLISDAFLLHEQNLRREVLEKLFADAGISNAWGWVDKHRKVKQFIEEVRGSQNTAEGELNELITYRNDAAHGSIVDDILGTEKLLELGDFVEALCQSLAELVTFQVISRQTAIGKAEEIGQITEWFKKHKAGVGKVKEITLSVGRKLFLVNEASSYCRFATIESIMINDISKKRVVITSEQEVGLKFFDIDAKKGLRLYIQKKGYTRKKG, translated from the coding sequence ATGTTTGATGAGCTTCTCAAGATAGTAAGTGTCAATGTTTCCACTGTACGTAAAATTATCCAGACTAACGATAGGCTTAGAGGGATTGTATTTAGAGAGGACACCACAATACAACAGGAATTAGACGAAAATACGCATCTGACTAAATTAATAGAAGCTATTCCTAGTGAACGAGAGTGGCAAGTTTACGATCACTGTGCTGTAGTTACAAGGTTGTATGCTATTTATGAGCGATTTGTTGAGGATTTAATTGCAGAATGGCTTGAACTTTTACCCGGTATTGTTACAAAATATTCAGATTTGGAAGAAAGAATTAAAGATACACACCAGATAGGTGTGGGAAGATTATTACTAGACCTTAAGAAAAAGAGATTTGAACACCTGTCTCTTAATGAGGTGATTCAAGGTTTATTTAATGGAGTAACTGGTAAGAAAAAATACAAATTAATCTCTGATGCTTTTTTATTACACGAACAAAATTTACGCAGAGAAGTCCTAGAAAAATTATTTGCTGATGCTGGGATCTCGAACGCATGGGGTTGGGTGGATAAGCATAGAAAGGTTAAGCAATTTATAGAGGAGGTTCGAGGGAGTCAAAATACTGCGGAAGGAGAGCTAAATGAATTAATTACCTATCGAAATGATGCAGCACACGGATCTATTGTAGATGATATTCTCGGTACTGAAAAACTGCTAGAATTGGGTGACTTTGTAGAGGCTTTGTGCCAATCTCTAGCGGAGTTAGTAACTTTTCAAGTTATTTCACGGCAAACTGCAATAGGTAAAGCTGAGGAAATAGGTCAAATTACAGAGTGGTTTAAGAAGCATAAAGCAGGAGTAGGGAAAGTTAAGGAAATCACTTTGTCTGTGGGAAGAAAACTTTTTCTGGTTAACGAGGCATCCTCATACTGTCGGTTCGCTACGATTGAGAGTATTATGATTAATGATATTTCTAAGAAACGGGTTGTAATTACCAGCGAACAGGAGGTGGGGTTAAAGTTTTTTGATATTGATGCGAAAAAAGGGTTGAGACTTTATATACAAAAAAAGGGTTATACACGAAAAAAGGGTTAA
- a CDS encoding four-carbon acid sugar kinase family protein, with protein sequence MATKPKIIVLDDDPTGSQTVHSCLLLTRWDVETLRLGLNDESPIFFVLTNTRALTPEEAADRTREACHNLKLALEAETPPPTPPRNGEGSPTSPSNPPPLTGGQGGVLIVSRSDSTLRGHYPVETDVIAEELGPFDAHFLVPAFFEGGRFTRDSVHYLIVNGVPTPVHETEFARDSVFGYHHSYLPKYVEEKTKGRIPSETVEQFLLADIRAGSLERLMNLTGNQCGVVDGETQADLNRFAADILTAASHGKRFLFRSAASILTALAALPPQPIGPEDMAQYVREGKPGAVIVGSHVKKTTEQLESLLQEPGIVAIEVDVTRLVDESVGAGLADPPEGGQTTIQQNPPLRAALLAETLKTVHDAHAGGKTPVVYTSRRELTFKDTETRLQFGVAVSALLMDLVRGLPADIGFLISKGGITSNDVLSTGLALTSARLLGQILPGCSIVRTPTDHPQFPNLPVVLFPGNVGDADALATTYRRLCKSTPIS encoded by the coding sequence ATGGCAACCAAACCCAAAATTATTGTCCTAGATGATGACCCCACTGGTTCTCAGACCGTCCACAGCTGCCTGCTGCTGACCCGTTGGGATGTCGAGACATTGCGACTGGGGTTGAATGACGAGTCGCCCATTTTCTTTGTGCTGACGAATACTAGGGCGCTTACTCCAGAAGAAGCAGCCGATCGCACTCGTGAAGCCTGCCACAACCTCAAACTAGCACTAGAAGCGGAAACCCCTCCCCCAACCCCTCCCCGCAACGGAGAGGGGAGTCCGACTTCCCCCTCTAACCCCCCCCCGTTGACGGGGGGGCAGGGGGGGGTTCTAATTGTCAGCCGTTCCGACTCAACGCTGCGGGGGCATTACCCAGTCGAAACCGATGTCATTGCCGAAGAACTCGGCCCCTTTGACGCCCATTTCCTAGTTCCAGCCTTCTTCGAGGGAGGACGATTCACCCGCGACAGCGTGCATTACCTCATCGTCAATGGTGTCCCAACTCCAGTACACGAAACCGAGTTTGCCCGCGATTCCGTCTTTGGCTACCACCACAGCTACTTACCCAAGTATGTAGAGGAAAAAACCAAAGGGCGCATTCCATCTGAAACAGTGGAGCAATTTTTGCTGGCAGATATTCGCGCCGGAAGTCTGGAAAGACTGATGAACCTCACTGGTAATCAATGTGGCGTTGTCGATGGAGAAACCCAAGCCGATTTAAACCGCTTTGCAGCAGATATCCTCACCGCCGCAAGTCATGGCAAACGCTTCCTGTTTCGCAGTGCTGCCAGCATCTTAACCGCTTTGGCTGCCCTACCCCCGCAACCGATCGGCCCTGAAGATATGGCGCAGTACGTGCGGGAAGGCAAACCCGGTGCGGTGATCGTGGGTTCCCATGTGAAAAAGACTACCGAACAACTGGAAAGTCTTTTACAAGAACCGGGAATAGTTGCGATCGAAGTTGATGTTACTCGCCTAGTGGATGAGTCTGTAGGGGCGGGTTTAGCAGATCCCCCTGAAGGAGGACAGACAACCATTCAGCAAAACCCGCCCCTACGTGCCGCTTTGTTGGCAGAAACGCTCAAAACTGTCCATGATGCTCATGCTGGCGGTAAGACACCAGTAGTTTATACCAGCCGTCGAGAACTCACTTTTAAAGATACCGAAACACGCTTGCAATTTGGTGTAGCTGTTTCGGCTTTGTTGATGGATCTCGTGCGCGGATTGCCTGCCGATATTGGATTTCTGATTAGTAAAGGAGGGATTACCTCAAACGATGTATTGAGTACAGGTTTAGCCTTGACTTCGGCGCGACTGCTGGGGCAGATTTTGCCCGGTTGTTCGATCGTGCGAACTCCAACAGATCATCCCCAATTTCCTAATTTGCCGGTGGTGTTGTTTCCGGGTAATGTTGGCGATGCAGATGCTTTGGCAACAACTTATCGGCGGTTGTGCAAAAGTACACCGATAAGCTGA
- a CDS encoding DUF262 domain-containing protein, producing MSLAPVEEKMWEKSPSKTRTKKSEDEINKKYESQEKRILTEINREKLPSFVEALSKNPKYMNLRPFYQRRARWDNKMKSLLIESFLINIPVPSIILYEIDYNSYEVMDGQQRISAIQDFYTNEFALTGLEIWPELNQLKYEQLSVKIRAGLDRRSISSIVILRESTSDPEEALFLKQKTFERLNTGGVDLSPQEVRNCLYYGKFDSLLIELSRHPIFAKAWGIPIDDNSPELSINTLYKKMEDAELVLRFFALRNVEHFRNGMEGFLDIYMMRSLDFSEQDIKFFKDIFLQTINLSHQIYEENLFKPFVPESGTWQKKSYKAYYDAVMVGFSSHLHEAEILIARKSRVIEETKKLFNKQESRLLTGEGRTKADIQDRIRIFDEMLSQVIGE from the coding sequence ATGTCACTTGCACCAGTTGAAGAAAAAATGTGGGAGAAATCTCCCTCAAAAACTCGCACTAAAAAATCTGAGGATGAGATTAACAAGAAGTACGAATCACAAGAGAAGAGAATACTTACCGAAATCAACCGTGAAAAGCTTCCGAGTTTTGTCGAAGCGTTATCAAAAAATCCTAAGTACATGAATTTGCGCCCATTTTATCAGAGAAGGGCGCGTTGGGATAACAAGATGAAGTCACTACTGATCGAGTCGTTTCTAATTAACATTCCCGTTCCGTCTATTATTCTTTATGAGATTGATTATAACTCTTATGAAGTAATGGATGGTCAACAGAGAATCAGCGCTATTCAGGATTTTTATACAAATGAATTCGCGCTGACTGGACTTGAAATTTGGCCAGAACTAAATCAACTTAAATACGAGCAACTTTCTGTGAAAATTCGGGCAGGTCTTGATCGTCGTTCTATATCATCTATAGTAATTCTTAGAGAATCAACCTCCGATCCGGAAGAAGCTTTATTTCTAAAACAGAAGACCTTCGAGCGTCTTAATACTGGTGGAGTGGATTTAAGTCCGCAAGAAGTCAGAAACTGCTTGTATTATGGAAAATTTGATTCCCTATTAATAGAATTATCACGTCATCCCATATTTGCTAAAGCTTGGGGAATTCCTATCGACGATAACAGTCCAGAATTATCAATAAATACTCTTTATAAAAAGATGGAAGATGCAGAGTTAGTTCTCCGTTTTTTTGCTTTGCGAAATGTAGAGCATTTCCGTAATGGTATGGAGGGATTTCTCGACATCTACATGATGAGAAGCTTGGATTTTTCTGAGCAAGACATTAAATTTTTCAAAGATATTTTTTTACAAACAATCAATCTGTCTCACCAAATTTATGAAGAAAATTTGTTCAAACCCTTTGTGCCGGAGTCTGGAACTTGGCAGAAAAAATCTTATAAAGCTTACTATGATGCTGTTATGGTTGGGTTTAGCAGCCATTTGCATGAAGCAGAAATATTGATTGCTCGGAAATCAAGAGTAATTGAAGAAACAAAGAAGCTCTTTAATAAGCAAGAATCGCGTCTTTTAACAGGTGAGGGTAGAACTAAGGCTGATATCCAGGATCGAATTAGGATATTTGACGAAATGCTCTCCCAAGTTATTGGGGAGTAG
- a CDS encoding Uma2 family endonuclease codes for MIAELLEKTRGVEEQYFILPGYYNWQQFKAIQALMDEVGGVRLSYLDGCVEFMTLGENHEMLKKAIAILVEIYFFEMDINFIPVGSATREDENKGASFEPDESYYIGEKKEHPDLAIEVAITSGGTRKLEKYRRFQIAEVWFWQNNQLAVYRLREDNYEQVDRSEFLPELDLELLVRCVLIPSRLEARKEFLNGIRQ; via the coding sequence ATGATAGCAGAACTATTAGAGAAAACCAGAGGAGTAGAAGAACAATATTTTATTCTGCCAGGTTATTACAATTGGCAGCAATTCAAGGCAATTCAAGCTTTGATGGATGAAGTGGGTGGCGTGCGGTTATCTTATCTTGATGGGTGTGTGGAGTTTATGACACTTGGCGAAAACCATGAAATGCTCAAAAAAGCTATAGCCATCCTAGTGGAAATCTACTTCTTTGAGATGGATATTAACTTTATCCCCGTAGGTAGTGCAACTCGCGAGGATGAGAATAAAGGCGCTTCATTTGAACCGGATGAGTCATATTATATAGGAGAAAAAAAAGAGCATCCCGATTTAGCAATTGAGGTGGCAATTACTAGCGGTGGGACTAGAAAGCTGGAAAAATACAGGCGTTTTCAGATTGCAGAAGTGTGGTTTTGGCAAAATAATCAACTTGCTGTATATCGATTGCGGGAAGATAATTACGAGCAAGTCGATCGCAGTGAATTTTTACCAGAATTGGATTTAGAATTACTGGTGCGTTGCGTATTAATTCCATCCAGATTAGAAGCAAGGAAAGAGTTTTTAAATGGCATTCGACAGTAG
- a CDS encoding Uma2 family endonuclease, with the protein MKWEEVCENKQLQDLPFKIELNKWGQIVMSPAKPKHSAYQGIIISILSSLRETGVAFPECAIQTQENVKVADVVWCSDERLDVILEETAASIAPEICVEVKSASNTLEEMLEKKDLYFAAGAEEVWVCDAQGKMRFYNPQGELSKSLLVPEFPEQIQRRNQPTA; encoded by the coding sequence ATGAAATGGGAAGAAGTATGTGAAAATAAACAGTTGCAAGACTTACCCTTTAAAATTGAATTAAACAAATGGGGACAAATTGTAATGAGTCCAGCCAAACCAAAACATTCAGCCTATCAAGGTATTATTATCAGCATCCTAAGTTCGCTAAGAGAAACAGGTGTGGCATTTCCAGAGTGTGCAATTCAAACACAAGAAAATGTTAAAGTTGCTGATGTTGTTTGGTGTTCGGACGAAAGATTAGATGTTATTTTAGAAGAAACAGCAGCTTCTATTGCTCCTGAAATTTGTGTGGAAGTAAAATCTGCTAGCAATACTTTAGAAGAAATGCTGGAGAAAAAAGATTTATACTTTGCCGCAGGTGCAGAAGAAGTTTGGGTTTGCGATGCCCAAGGTAAAATGAGATTTTATAATCCACAAGGAGAATTAAGTAAATCTTTGTTAGTACCAGAATTTCCAGAGCAAATTCAACGCAGAAATCAACCTACAGCTTGA
- a CDS encoding Uma2 family endonuclease codes for MITQLPEKTRELEDQRFILPGYYNWEQFKAIEALMDEVDGVRLSYLDGCVEFMTVGENHETIKSVLAILLALYFFEKGIEFIPVGSATREDENKGASFEPDESYYIGERKEHPDLAIEVAITSGDSRKLERYRRFRIPEVWFWKNNQLSVYRLTEDNYEQVSRSEFLPELDLELLVRCVLMPSRLEARREFLNGIRKQ; via the coding sequence ATGATAACACAACTACCAGAGAAAACTAGAGAATTAGAAGATCAGCGTTTCATTCTACCGGGATATTACAATTGGGAACAATTCAAGGCAATTGAAGCCTTGATGGATGAAGTGGACGGCGTGCGGCTATCTTATCTTGACGGGTGTGTAGAGTTTATGACTGTTGGCGAAAACCATGAAACGATTAAAAGTGTTTTGGCTATATTGCTAGCACTCTACTTTTTTGAAAAGGGGATTGAGTTTATCCCAGTCGGTAGTGCAACTCGCGAGGATGAAAATAAAGGTGCTTCATTTGAACCAGATGAGTCTTATTATATAGGAGAAAGAAAAGAACATCCCGATTTGGCAATTGAAGTAGCGATTACTAGCGGTGACTCTAGAAAGCTGGAACGGTATAGGCGTTTTCGGATTCCAGAAGTATGGTTTTGGAAAAATAATCAACTTTCTGTATATCGACTGACAGAAGATAATTACGAGCAAGTTTCTCGCAGTGAATTTTTGCCAGAATTGGATTTGGAATTACTGGTGCGTTGCGTGTTAATGCCATCGAGACTGGAAGCAAGAAGAGAGTTTTTAAATGGAATTCGGAAGCAGTAG